From Leptospira kirschneri serovar Cynopteri str. 3522 CT:
TAACATCGTAAAACCGAGGCCGTATGTAATTGCCGGCCCGGTAAACCAAGTAAACCATTCCGGAAAGAAAAAAGAAAGAATAGATCCGATCGACACCCAAGCCGGAAATAAAAGTGTGCCGACTTCTCCGATTTTTTGTAGTTTGGTTTCCACTAAAATTTAAATATTACCTTTTTTTAAAATACTAAATCTAACGTGAGTTCAGTGTAAATTTTTATCAGCTTTTATGAGTTCCCACATTTAGATTTTTTGGATAAGTTTTTGAGATGCCCCCGAATTTCTATACATCAAAGAGGATTTCAAACATTCCAACTGGTTCTAATTTCGGAGTCTAGGTCATTTTGATGAAAGTTCCTCAAACAAAAATTTGAAATTTAATAGGAAAAAAAAATATTCACAATAGAGTTGTTGAAAAATTAATTCTTAATCTGTTTGTATTGGATTGAATGGACAATTGAAGCAATTTTACGAATCTTCACTATGGAATTTTTCAACAACTCTAATCTAAAAATTTTCATAGTCTATCCTAAAACTCTAGAATGAATCATTTTAGATCTTCAATCCAATATGGTATTTCGATTTTATGTTTTGTAAAAATCTACGATTCAAACGTTGAAAATAATTCCCAAAATGAACAGTCGATTTTACAAAAGTACGGGAACTCTCACAAAATTACGTCCATCCAAAATTGTTGGCTTTTGAAGGAGATCCTACATTCTAAGCTTTGAAATAAAAATCTACCATAGTACAATTTTATAGAGGTTTTCTAAAGTTAAAAATAGTATAAACTCCTACAATTTCAGTATCTATCTGTAATTTGTAATAGTTCCCACAAATTAAAAATCTTAAAACAGATTCTTAAAATAACGTGAGTTCGGTATAAGGAATCTGTTCCCTAAAATTTTGTTTTACCGCGAAAAAATGCATGTGGAAACTATTACAAAACCTTGAAATTACCGTAAACACTAAGTTGTAGGAACTACCACCTTTAGAAAATTCTTTCTCATTTCTAACGCCAAACTTCACGTAAACGTAAATTCGATATAAAAAAATCTTAGCAAATCAAAAAACTCAATGTTACTTCTTGAAACGCAACATAATCGTTTTCGCATTGGGTTATATCAAATTTAGGTTGAATAAAAAATTTCCAACTCAAGACGAAAAAGAACCCAGTAACTTTACGACTCGATCCAATTGATCTTTTTGATTATAGATATGTGGAGAAAATCTTACTTTTCCTAATCGAAGCGCGCACATCACTCCATTCTTTTTAAGATAAGAAACAAGTTCATCCATAGGAATTCCTTCTTTATATCCCACTACAATTCCGGTTCTATTATCAGGAAAATGATCTAGTTCAATTTGAAACCCGATTCCCTTCATTCCTTCGGATAGATAATCCGCAAGTTCATAAATTCTTTCCATCACGGAATGAAATCCTATTTTCTGAAGCATTTCAAGCGTGGATTGAAAATATACCCAGTCTATAAAATTTCCTGTGGAGATTTCATAACGATCCGCCCCGGATTTTAATTCGGCGCGATAAGGTAAGTAAACTTCATCGTTAATTACGGACCCGGTTCCCTTAAACGGAAATGAAAGCGTATCGATACAGTCTTGTTGGATATATAACATTCCCAAACCGAGAGGACCTAAAAGCCATTTCCAAGCGGGAAACGCTATGTATTTTAACTTCATCTTTCTTACATCCACCGGAATTAAACCAATCCCCTGAGCCCCATCTAAAACAAATTCAATTCCTTTAGAATCTAAGAAAACACCTATTTCTTCTAAAGGGAATGGCATTCCGGTACACCAATGAACTGCCGATAAAGCCACGATTTTGGTTTTGGAACTTATAGAAGATTTTAAATTTTCTATAAATTGATCCGGGGTAGATGCCATCGGGATAAATCCGATCACAACTCCTTTTTCTTTCCAGTGTTCCCAAGGATAGATATTACTCGGATATTCGTTTTCTAAGAGTAGGATTTCGTCCCCACTTTTCAATTGAAATCCGAGGGAAAGAAAATTCATTCCCTCATTCGTGTTGTGGATAATACAAAGTTCTTCCACGTCACAATTGATGAGCCCCGCTATGATCTTTCGAATGGAATGTTTTACGGAAGCGTATTTACGAACCTCTGTAAGACCTCCTCTTTTAGAATAACCTTCCAGATATTCTCCGACCGCTTGGATCGTATGTACATTACAAGGAGTGGTCCCACAATTGTTTAACCAGATCATCTCTTGGTTTACAGGATAGAGATCTTGAATTTCTTTCCAATCGATGATCGATTGCATTCCTTACCGTTTACCTTTTTTTCTTAGACTTTGCAGACGTTTTCTTTTTAGGAGCGGTTTTTTTTACTACCTTCTTCTTTACGGGCTTTTTAGATTTTGCCGCCGCTTTTTTGACAGTTGCCTTTTTCTTAGGAATAGCTTTCTTCGCTACCGGTTTACTCTCTGTTTTTTTAGGAACTGCTTTCTTTGCAGTTGCAGTTTTTTTCGGTGGAGTTTTAGCAGATGTAGAAGTTGTAGTAGCAATACTCGGTTTT
This genomic window contains:
- a CDS encoding aminotransferase class V-fold PLP-dependent enzyme; the protein is MQSIIDWKEIQDLYPVNQEMIWLNNCGTTPCNVHTIQAVGEYLEGYSKRGGLTEVRKYASVKHSIRKIIAGLINCDVEELCIIHNTNEGMNFLSLGFQLKSGDEILLLENEYPSNIYPWEHWKEKGVVIGFIPMASTPDQFIENLKSSISSKTKIVALSAVHWCTGMPFPLEEIGVFLDSKGIEFVLDGAQGIGLIPVDVRKMKLKYIAFPAWKWLLGPLGLGMLYIQQDCIDTLSFPFKGTGSVINDEVYLPYRAELKSGADRYEISTGNFIDWVYFQSTLEMLQKIGFHSVMERIYELADYLSEGMKGIGFQIELDHFPDNRTGIVVGYKEGIPMDELVSYLKKNGVMCALRLGKVRFSPHIYNQKDQLDRVVKLLGSFSS